The proteins below come from a single Staphylococcus sp. MI 10-1553 genomic window:
- a CDS encoding ABC transporter permease, which produces MNSVITVMKEHFKSFYLIQRLAQFQLKISNHNNYLGFAWEIINPVIQIMVYWFVFGFGIRSNHPIDGVPFIYWLLVGISMWFFINQGILEGTKSITMKYGQVAKMNFPLSIIPTYIVTSKLYGHMMLVVAIVILCTVSGITPTIYILQLFIYIPFAFCLTASVTLLTSTLGVLVRDTQMAMQALLRVLFYASPILWTPPAGSLAEKILMFNPIYFVAESYRAAILFHEWYFITHWELALYNVCVTAMLFIIGSMLHMRYRDHFADFM; this is translated from the coding sequence ATGAATTCTGTTATTACCGTAATGAAAGAACATTTTAAAAGTTTTTATCTGATTCAGCGGTTAGCACAATTCCAGCTTAAGATTTCAAATCATAATAACTATCTCGGATTTGCTTGGGAGATCATTAATCCTGTGATACAAATTATGGTTTACTGGTTTGTCTTCGGTTTTGGGATCAGAAGTAACCACCCGATTGATGGCGTGCCTTTTATTTATTGGTTGCTCGTCGGTATTAGTATGTGGTTCTTCATTAATCAAGGTATTTTAGAGGGAACAAAATCGATAACCATGAAATATGGACAGGTGGCGAAAATGAATTTCCCACTTTCTATCATTCCGACATACATCGTCACAAGTAAACTGTATGGGCACATGATGCTTGTGGTAGCTATTGTTATTTTATGTACAGTGAGTGGTATTACACCAACGATTTATATTCTTCAACTGTTCATTTATATCCCGTTTGCGTTTTGTTTGACGGCATCAGTAACACTCCTAACATCAACATTAGGCGTGCTTGTCCGTGATACGCAAATGGCAATGCAAGCTTTATTAAGGGTTCTTTTCTATGCTTCACCGATTCTTTGGACACCTCCAGCAGGATCGTTAGCAGAAAAGATTTTAATGTTTAACCCTATTTATTTTGTAGCGGAGAGTTACCGTGCAGCGATACTATTTCACGAATGGTATTTTATTACGCATTGGGAACTGGCACTATACAATGTGTGCGTTACAGCGATGTTATTTATTATTGGTTCGATGTTACATATGCGCTACAGAGATCACTTCGCAGATTTTATGTAA
- the tarA gene encoding N-acetylglucosaminyldiphosphoundecaprenol N-acetyl-beta-D-mannosaminyltransferase TarA, which translates to MVKVLPTGHHEGTFPSRDTTVEETYTFKEKKAQVQVMNVMFDNVTLMDMHQNILKYMHTVTKHNLFIVTANPEIVHYASENPLYAQMLKQADFIVPDGTGIVKAARILGQPLQERVPGIEVMETCLNIADLEHKKVFLLGATSPVVEKAARRIQRQYPHIDIQTHHGFIDITDQNVIEQVRDFNPDFIFVGMGYPKQEQWIQHNRHHFDHTLMMGVGGSIDVYSGEVKRAPYVWRAMNLEWAYRALTDIKRIHRLKRIPKFVVGVYKQKYLGK; encoded by the coding sequence ATGGTTAAAGTATTGCCTACTGGTCATCATGAGGGTACTTTTCCTAGTCGTGACACTACAGTAGAGGAAACATATACGTTTAAAGAAAAAAAAGCGCAAGTCCAAGTGATGAATGTGATGTTTGATAATGTCACATTGATGGACATGCATCAAAATATTTTAAAATATATGCATACTGTAACGAAACATAATTTATTTATTGTGACGGCTAACCCAGAAATCGTCCATTATGCATCAGAAAACCCATTATATGCACAAATGTTGAAGCAAGCAGATTTTATCGTTCCAGATGGTACAGGCATTGTTAAAGCTGCTCGGATATTAGGTCAACCTTTACAAGAACGTGTGCCGGGTATTGAAGTTATGGAAACATGTTTAAATATTGCAGATTTAGAGCACAAAAAAGTGTTTTTACTTGGCGCGACGTCACCAGTTGTTGAAAAGGCTGCACGACGCATTCAACGTCAGTACCCACATATCGACATCCAAACACATCACGGATTTATCGATATTACCGATCAAAACGTCATCGAACAAGTACGTGATTTTAACCCGGACTTTATTTTTGTAGGTATGGGCTATCCGAAGCAAGAACAATGGATTCAACATAACCGTCATCATTTCGACCATACATTGATGATGGGTGTGGGCGGTTCGATCGATGTTTATAGTGGTGAAGTGAAACGCGCACCGTACGTATGGAGAGCGATGAATTTAGAATGGGCCTACCGTGCATTGACAGATATTAAGCGAATTCACCGTTTGAAAAGAATTCCTAAGTTTGTCGTCGGTGTGTATAAACAAAAGTATTTAGGCAAATAG
- the tarB gene encoding teichoic acid glycerol-phosphate primase TarB, whose amino-acid sequence MMRYYIKAFYICMVACLSRLYSSLRIDRKHIVFLMTFKEDQLPIIYQLSQRGFNITVFAKPKDFHYLENRKHIMYYPLKQSSILKQLAVLATAKVVFIDTYYLIMAGWRKKEGQTVIQTWHAAGALKKFGLEDHSVDLNQKEHVDQYCAVYQATDKYLVGGQQMADCFEKAFGARYEQLLSFGSPRLTTYRHIDRQAHQQKLKAQLGIQNKVAVYLPTYREGGQTNRTIDKETFETAVPGYTLLSKYHPTVSASAENIKMCTLDLVILADLIITDYSSLAIEASIVNTPTLFYVYDEAEYEIVRGLNKYYYDIPQEYKAYDEHTLYERINEGQLQPLFQKWHQYNTSESLNQVVNYVEKLVRI is encoded by the coding sequence ATGATGCGTTATTATATCAAAGCATTCTATATTTGTATGGTCGCGTGTTTAAGTCGCCTGTACAGTTCATTACGTATCGATAGAAAACATATTGTCTTTTTAATGACTTTTAAAGAAGACCAATTACCAATTATATATCAACTGAGTCAACGCGGTTTTAACATTACCGTTTTTGCAAAGCCTAAAGATTTTCACTATTTAGAAAATAGAAAACATATTATGTATTATCCTTTGAAGCAATCTTCAATTTTAAAGCAGTTAGCCGTATTAGCTACCGCAAAAGTGGTGTTTATTGACACTTATTATTTAATCATGGCAGGATGGCGCAAAAAAGAAGGCCAAACAGTCATTCAAACGTGGCATGCGGCAGGTGCATTGAAGAAGTTTGGTTTAGAGGACCATTCAGTAGATTTGAATCAAAAGGAACATGTTGACCAATATTGCGCAGTGTATCAAGCGACAGATAAATACTTAGTTGGTGGTCAACAGATGGCAGATTGCTTTGAAAAGGCGTTCGGGGCACGTTATGAACAGTTGCTCAGTTTTGGGAGTCCGAGATTAACGACATACCGACACATCGATCGACAAGCACATCAGCAAAAACTCAAAGCACAATTAGGCATTCAAAACAAAGTCGCTGTCTATTTACCCACTTATCGTGAAGGCGGACAAACGAACCGTACGATTGACAAAGAAACATTTGAGACTGCGGTGCCTGGTTACACGTTGTTGAGTAAATATCATCCTACCGTTTCCGCATCGGCAGAAAATATTAAAATGTGTACGCTTGATCTTGTTATATTGGCAGATTTAATTATTACGGATTACAGTTCTTTAGCGATAGAAGCAAGCATTGTAAATACGCCAACTTTATTTTACGTTTACGATGAGGCGGAATATGAAATAGTACGAGGGCTCAACAAGTATTATTATGATATTCCCCAAGAATATAAAGCTTATGACGAGCACACATTGTACGAACGTATCAATGAAGGACAATTACAACCATTATTCCAAAAATGGCATCAATATAATACAAGTGAAAGCTTAAATCAAGTGGTCAATTATGTAGAAAAACTCGTGCGAATTTAG
- the tagH gene encoding teichoic acids export ABC transporter ATP-binding subunit TagH encodes MNPTVSINEVTKEYRIYRNNKERIKDAIWPKHKNKTFYALKDVTFQAYAGDVIGLVGINGSGKSTLSNMIGGSLTPTHGHIDKIGDVSVIAINAGLNGNLTGMENIEFKMLCMGFKKNEIKALTPEIVEFSELGEFIYQPVKKYSSGMRSKLGFSISATINPEILVIDEALSVGDQTFTQKSLKKIYEFKEDEKTIFFVSHNLRQVKEFCTKIAWIEAGQLKDFGSVEDVLPKYEAFLKDFKKKSTAEQKAFRQALDENRFVVK; translated from the coding sequence ATGAATCCAACTGTCAGTATTAACGAAGTGACTAAAGAATATCGTATTTATCGTAATAATAAAGAACGTATTAAAGATGCTATATGGCCAAAACATAAAAACAAAACATTTTATGCACTCAAAGATGTCACATTCCAAGCCTACGCGGGTGATGTTATCGGTTTAGTCGGGATTAATGGCTCCGGTAAATCGACATTGAGTAATATGATTGGTGGTTCGCTCACACCGACACATGGGCATATTGATAAAATTGGCGATGTAAGTGTCATCGCAATTAACGCCGGACTCAATGGCAACTTAACAGGTATGGAAAATATTGAGTTCAAAATGTTGTGCATGGGCTTTAAAAAAAATGAAATTAAAGCACTCACACCTGAAATTGTCGAATTTAGCGAATTAGGTGAGTTTATTTATCAACCCGTAAAAAAATATTCAAGCGGGATGCGTTCGAAACTCGGCTTTTCCATTAGTGCGACAATCAATCCAGAAATTCTTGTCATTGACGAAGCGTTGTCTGTGGGTGACCAAACGTTTACCCAAAAGAGTTTGAAAAAGATTTATGAATTTAAAGAAGATGAAAAAACAATCTTCTTTGTCAGCCACAACTTACGCCAAGTGAAAGAGTTTTGTACGAAAATTGCTTGGATTGAAGCAGGACAACTTAAAGATTTCGGTTCTGTGGAAGACGTCCTTCCTAAATATGAAGCCTTTTTGAAAGATTTCAAGAAAAAATCGACTGCAGAACAAAAAGCATTTCGTCAAGCTTTAGATGAAAATCGCTTTGTCGTCAAATAA
- a CDS encoding sugar O-acetyltransferase, with protein MTEKEKMINELPYYPSDATLVHDRQQAASARNTYNAMTDIAQREQYLTRMLGHVQQHCYIEPPFYFDYGYNIHLGDNVYVNTHNTWLDIAPIFIGNNVKIGPNVQLITVNHPLDPAERRIGIEQGQKITIEDDVWIGAGALILPGVTVHQGATVAAGSVVTRDVPTYTVVAGNPAKVIRQLDDTL; from the coding sequence ATGACTGAAAAAGAAAAAATGATCAATGAATTACCTTATTATCCAAGCGATGCGACACTCGTACATGACCGTCAACAAGCGGCATCAGCTCGTAACACTTACAATGCGATGACCGACATCGCACAACGCGAGCAGTACTTGACGCGCATGTTAGGTCACGTACAACAGCATTGTTACATTGAGCCACCGTTCTATTTCGACTACGGTTACAATATTCATTTAGGCGACAATGTTTATGTGAATACGCACAATACATGGCTTGATATTGCACCTATTTTTATCGGCAATAACGTCAAAATCGGGCCAAACGTGCAACTGATTACTGTCAATCATCCTCTTGATCCTGCAGAGCGCCGTATAGGGATTGAGCAAGGACAAAAAATTACTATTGAAGATGATGTATGGATCGGTGCAGGTGCGCTCATCCTACCCGGCGTCACAGTGCATCAGGGCGCTACCGTTGCCGCTGGGAGTGTCGTGACACGTGATGTGCCTACATATACTGTTGTCGCGGGTAATCCTGCAAAAGTGATACGTCAACTGGACGATACACTTTAG
- a CDS encoding M50 family metallopeptidase, translated as MHGYSWITSPIPISFILLLCITGLYLVSRHYAYRPIFSLLDIALNYIPVLTHEFGHVLFNRLSGGRIRDFVVVATRRERNATGQQGYAVTASRSRSGHIITTLGGYLMSPIMFILGLYIQSKGQGALFIMLYILVFIYFTWKTSRKGVPLLIIAFLILIGYLGIQSENLTNYSLIYMFVYHFILGTLLGEIIQSTITIVQLTFARPQPEWDGTALKMLTKLPTVFFSILWIIVNFLAIYYFIQHVLL; from the coding sequence ATGCACGGATATTCGTGGATTACTTCACCTATCCCTATTTCATTCATTTTACTTCTATGTATCACTGGCCTCTACCTCGTAAGCCGCCATTATGCATACCGTCCTATTTTTTCATTATTAGACATTGCACTGAATTATATTCCAGTCTTAACGCATGAATTTGGCCATGTGCTATTTAATCGCTTATCAGGTGGGCGTATACGAGATTTTGTCGTTGTCGCAACGAGACGTGAACGTAACGCAACAGGTCAACAAGGTTATGCTGTCACCGCTAGTAGAAGCCGTTCAGGCCATATCATCACAACATTGGGCGGTTATCTCATGTCGCCTATCATGTTTATTTTAGGTTTGTATATCCAAAGTAAGGGACAAGGCGCATTGTTTATTATGCTGTATATTCTTGTTTTCATTTACTTTACATGGAAAACTTCAAGAAAAGGTGTTCCGTTACTCATCATTGCCTTTTTAATACTGATTGGCTATTTAGGTATACAGTCTGAAAACTTAACGAACTACTCATTGATTTATATGTTTGTTTACCATTTCATACTTGGGACACTGTTAGGCGAAATTATTCAGTCGACGATTACGATTGTGCAACTGACATTCGCACGCCCTCAGCCTGAATGGGATGGCACAGCATTAAAAATGTTGACGAAACTGCCAACTGTTTTCTTTTCAATCTTATGGATCATCGTGAATTTTTTAGCCATTTATTACTTTATTCAACATGTACTTCTCTAG